A genomic stretch from Gammaproteobacteria bacterium includes:
- a CDS encoding MBL fold metallo-hydrolase: MAVVSSVLVAGFGAASIAQEAASPSPLHLEVYTSSPHGFSVTSTLIYGERELILIDPQFLLSEARQVVDRIEATGRTLTTIYTTHAHPDHFLGVAAIKEAFPNARYVALPEVRERIATAWPARRNFWYATYGDDLPSATPIMPEPIEGALTIEGHELPITGGLMGDGPGNSFVYVPALDAVVAGDIVFNASHFSPPEDPAALFATFDRIEALDPAILVAGHQRQGAPNDPGAIDFMRTYIADFREAVASSSSGEELEAKMLEKYPDLALENLLEGAAERAFASDDGE; this comes from the coding sequence TTGGCTGTCGTTTCGTCGGTGCTCGTCGCGGGCTTCGGTGCGGCTTCGATTGCACAGGAGGCTGCCTCGCCGTCGCCGCTGCACCTCGAGGTCTACACGTCGTCGCCACACGGCTTCTCGGTCACGTCGACGCTGATCTACGGCGAGCGCGAGCTGATCCTGATCGACCCGCAGTTCCTGTTGAGCGAGGCGAGGCAGGTCGTCGACCGGATCGAGGCCACCGGGCGCACGCTGACGACGATCTACACCACGCACGCGCACCCGGATCACTTCCTCGGCGTGGCTGCGATCAAGGAGGCGTTCCCGAACGCCCGATACGTGGCGCTGCCGGAAGTGCGCGAGCGGATCGCGACGGCGTGGCCGGCGCGGCGTAATTTCTGGTACGCGACGTACGGCGACGATTTGCCCTCGGCGACGCCGATCATGCCGGAGCCGATCGAAGGGGCGCTGACGATCGAGGGCCACGAGCTGCCGATTACGGGGGGACTGATGGGCGACGGGCCCGGAAATTCGTTCGTTTACGTGCCCGCGCTCGACGCCGTGGTTGCGGGCGATATCGTTTTCAACGCGTCGCATTTCTCTCCGCCGGAGGATCCGGCGGCTCTTTTCGCGACCTTCGATCGCATCGAGGCGCTCGATCCGGCCATCCTCGTCGCCGGTCACCAGCGGCAAGGCGCGCCGAACGACCCCGGTGCGATCGACTTCATGCGCACGTACATCGCGGACTTTCGCGAAGCCGTAGCCTCGTCGAGCTCCGGGGAGGAGCTCGAGGCGAAGATGCTCGAGAAGTACCCCGATCTCGCCCTCGAGAATCTGCTCGAGGGGGCCGCGGAAAGGGCCTTCGCGTCCGACGACGGCGAATAG
- a CDS encoding DUF4159 domain-containing protein — MHVRHATHLLLALLVLCLAAEGAWAQKAWREYPGIEGGWYRARKLPADHDREPAEFVVGRLMFPQSRTGFALGVGPGDWRRGGTAWTVDYPEGDRTFARLLERLTTIDVRLVEQPVNLDDEIDVYYWPFLISGLVGAWDLTDSQAAKLREYLLRGGFLLCDSFYGTYEWAGFFEGIRRVFPDRPIVELPDDHPLFHVVYDLTERPQVPTWQHLPRGYRNDGATPHWRAILDDDGRVMVMIAYNNDIADGWQRADEYRYPQEAANLAIRLGVNFAVYALTH, encoded by the coding sequence ATGCATGTCCGGCACGCAACGCACCTGCTGCTCGCCCTGCTGGTCCTGTGCCTCGCGGCGGAGGGGGCGTGGGCGCAGAAGGCGTGGCGCGAATATCCGGGCATCGAGGGCGGCTGGTACCGGGCGCGCAAGCTGCCTGCCGACCACGACCGCGAGCCCGCGGAGTTCGTCGTCGGCCGCCTGATGTTCCCGCAGTCGCGCACCGGCTTCGCGCTCGGCGTCGGTCCCGGCGATTGGCGGCGCGGCGGCACGGCGTGGACCGTGGATTATCCGGAAGGCGACCGTACGTTCGCGCGCCTGCTCGAGCGCCTGACGACGATCGACGTGCGACTCGTCGAGCAGCCCGTGAACCTCGACGACGAGATCGACGTCTACTATTGGCCGTTCCTGATCTCCGGGCTCGTCGGCGCCTGGGACCTCACCGACTCGCAGGCCGCGAAGCTTCGCGAGTATCTGCTGCGCGGCGGCTTCCTCCTCTGCGACAGCTTCTACGGCACGTACGAGTGGGCGGGGTTCTTCGAAGGGATCCGGCGCGTGTTTCCGGACCGGCCGATCGTCGAGCTACCGGACGATCATCCGCTCTTTCACGTGGTCTACGATCTGACGGAGCGCCCCCAGGTCCCCACGTGGCAGCATTTGCCGCGCGGTTACCGCAACGACGGCGCGACGCCGCACTGGCGCGCGATCCTCGACGACGACGGCCGCGTGATGGTCATGATCGCGTACAACAACGACATCGCCGACGGCTGGCAGCGCGCCGACGAGTACCGGTACCCCCAAGAGGCCGCGAACCTGGCGATTCGCCTCGGCGTGAACTTCGCCGTATACGCGCTCACGCATTGA